A DNA window from Daucus carota subsp. sativus chromosome 3, DH1 v3.0, whole genome shotgun sequence contains the following coding sequences:
- the LOC135151678 gene encoding uncharacterized protein LOC135151678, translated as MATIMSQLNLKMMGSKHDKVLAYPSCCTRQVTSSVNFARSLSHNIYSNSRLLSTAYQSCTSSSLRENYYCNNVADPFAAEKVVMMMKPSVGKSTNPGPSIRDFVDTISRILASLLTYGVVFTFLTVPACFYASNSAWAVSSGRIGGSSSSSSSSSYGSSSSSYGSSSSGSYYYSDDDDEGYSKKDDSSITHTCTCDTSCTKCIDCQIRKNGKQEKQEEENKSSTNSSCSCNCHSTCYFHKKPDFLLDLQLRVIVACFLFSAIANVYVDMEEQKADDETMLIFQVGVLDKKRILQRNLNNIAKNADTSTAYGLNCTLKEVVKALLQHDNSSLKFHDLSLEYQTYLTRGSLDKSFKKNLNELLEGFAGGGITLGNVNGVKYRERIKVNRRVDNEYTMVTVMVLATGHYLIPKKKRREESTLTPSQCCKHFNISQKTKYSLLKYSGHHKKKMRFCRRKIYEDVLKWHQ; from the exons ATGGCTACAATCATGTCACAACTCAACTTGAAGATGATGGGTTCGAAGCACGACAAGGTTTTAGCGTACCCCTCTTGCTGCACAAGACAAGTAACATCATCTGTCAATTTTGCCAGGTCTTTGAGTCACAATATTTATTCTAACTCAAGGCTGCTAAGTACTGCTTATCAATCTTGTACTAGTAGCAGTTTAagagaaaattattattgtaataATGTTGCTGATCCTTTTGCTGCTGAAAAAGTTGTGATGATGATGAAGCCTAGTGTTGGTAAATCTACTAACCCTGGTCCTAGTATTCGAGATTTTGTTGATACGATATCTCGAATTTTGGCATCCTTATTGACATATGGTGTAGTTTTTACTTTCTTAACTGTGCCTGCATGCTTTTATGCTTCAAATTCTGCATGGGCTGTCTCATCTGGTAGAATTGGGGGctcttcctcctcctcctcctcctcctcctacGGTTCATCATCATCCTCCTATGGTTCATCATCATCGGGTTCGTATTATTACtcggatgatgatgatgagggtTATTCTAAGAAAGATGACTCGAGCATTACACATACCTGTACTTGTGATACCAGTTGTACAAAGTGCATTGATTGCCAGATTAGGAAAAATggaaaacaagagaaacaagaagaagaaaacaagTCTAGCACTAATTCCTCCTGTTCTTGCAATTGCCACTCTACTTGTTATTTCCACAAAAAACCCGACTTTTTACTTGATTTACAATTACGAGTAATAGTAgcttgttttcttttttctgcAATAGCTAATGTATATGTTGATATGGAAGAGCAGAAAGCTGATGACGAGACAATGCTCATTTTTCAG GTTGGAGTTTTGGATAAGAAAAGGATATTGCAAAGAAACCTTAACAACATAGCTAAAAATGCAGATACATCCACCGCGTATGGTCTGAACTGCACATTGAAAG AGGTGGTAAAAGCTCTTCTTCAACATGATAATTCGTCTTTGAAGTTTCACGATCTATCT CTTGAGTATCAAACTTATCTAACAAGGGGGAGCTTAGACaagtcttttaaaaaaaatctcaatgaGCTGCTTGAGGGATTCGCCGGAGGCGGTATTACATTGGGGAATGTAAACGGTGTAAAATATAGGGAGCGAATTAAAGTTAACAGGAGAGTTGACAATGAATATACAATGGTTACAGTTATGGTGCTTGCTACTGGTCACTACTTGATtcctaaaaaaaagagaagGGAAGAAAGTACTTTGACTCCCTCGCAGTGTTGCAAACACTTCAACATATCCCAAAAAACCAAATACAG TCTGTTGAAGTATTCTGGTCACCACAAAAAGAAGATGAGGTTCTGTCGGAGGAAGATATACGAAGATGTACTAAAATGGCACCAATAG